A single window of Anaerocolumna chitinilytica DNA harbors:
- the gcvPB gene encoding aminomethyl-transferring glycine dehydrogenase subunit GcvPB: MKLIFEKTKIDRGSMLLPPLDVPETELKACYKREKELHLEAMPETDISRHYTELAERVYGVNNGFYPLGSCTMKYNPKVNDEMAALPGFTDIHPLQPAATVQGALKVISETEKLLSEITGMDDYSLQPAAGAHGEFTGLKLIRAYHEKRGDVKRTKIIVPDSAHGTNPASAAMAGFEVVNIPSTDKGFVDVEALKKAVGEDTAGFMLTNPNTLGLFDENILEITKIVHDAGGLNYYDGANLNAIMGIARPGDMGFDVMHLNLHKTFSTPHGGGGPGSGPVGCKKILTRFLPVPRVKRNGDSYVLSEDREDSIGRVRGFNGNFLVLVRALTYILTLGADGLKAASQNAVLNANYLMENLKDTYLTPFSGPCMHEFVISLEELKKETGVSALDMAKALLDYGVHPPTMYFPLIVHEAFMLEPTETESRENLDKVISIYKELYKRAKDDPEDIKNSPKKTVIGRPDEVMAARTPVIRYDFTGSIN, encoded by the coding sequence ATGAAGCTGATATTTGAAAAGACTAAGATAGACAGAGGAAGCATGCTGCTGCCACCCCTTGATGTACCTGAAACAGAATTAAAGGCTTGCTATAAAAGGGAGAAGGAACTTCACTTAGAAGCTATGCCGGAAACAGATATCAGCAGACACTATACAGAGCTTGCTGAACGGGTATACGGTGTAAATAACGGATTCTACCCCCTTGGCTCCTGTACCATGAAATACAATCCAAAGGTCAATGATGAAATGGCTGCATTACCAGGCTTTACGGATATACATCCGCTTCAGCCCGCAGCTACCGTTCAGGGAGCACTAAAGGTAATTAGTGAAACAGAAAAATTATTAAGTGAAATTACCGGTATGGATGATTATTCTCTGCAGCCTGCAGCCGGAGCCCATGGAGAATTCACAGGGCTTAAGCTGATTAGGGCTTATCATGAAAAAAGAGGGGATGTAAAGAGAACCAAGATTATCGTTCCAGACTCCGCCCATGGTACTAACCCTGCCAGCGCAGCTATGGCAGGCTTTGAGGTGGTAAATATACCTTCTACGGATAAAGGCTTCGTTGATGTAGAGGCTCTTAAAAAAGCAGTAGGTGAAGATACGGCAGGGTTTATGCTGACCAATCCCAATACTTTGGGACTTTTTGATGAGAATATCCTTGAAATCACGAAGATAGTACACGATGCAGGCGGCTTGAATTATTATGACGGAGCCAACCTAAATGCAATTATGGGAATTGCAAGACCGGGAGACATGGGCTTTGATGTAATGCACCTTAATCTTCATAAAACTTTCTCCACACCTCATGGAGGCGGAGGCCCAGGAAGCGGTCCGGTAGGTTGCAAAAAAATATTAACGCGTTTTCTTCCCGTGCCACGAGTAAAAAGAAACGGTGACAGTTATGTCCTGTCAGAAGACAGGGAGGATTCCATCGGAAGAGTAAGAGGTTTTAATGGTAATTTTCTTGTACTGGTAAGAGCACTAACCTATATTTTAACCCTTGGTGCAGATGGTTTGAAAGCGGCTTCTCAGAATGCGGTGCTTAATGCCAATTACTTAATGGAGAATTTAAAAGATACGTATTTAACCCCTTTTTCCGGTCCCTGTATGCATGAATTTGTTATCAGTCTGGAAGAACTTAAAAAGGAGACAGGAGTTTCCGCTCTTGATATGGCAAAAGCACTCTTGGATTATGGAGTACATCCGCCAACCATGTATTTCCCATTAATTGTTCACGAAGCATTTATGCTGGAACCTACGGAAACCGAGAGCAGAGAGAACCTTGACAAAGTGATATCCATCTATAAAGAATTATATAAAAGAGCTAAGGATGATCCCGAAGACATAAAAAATAGTCCTAAGAAAACAGTAATAGGCCGCCCGGACGAAGTTATGGCAGCAAGGACTCCGGTGATCCGTTATGATTTTACCGGAAGTATTAACTAG
- the lpdA gene encoding dihydrolipoyl dehydrogenase, whose amino-acid sequence MEEKYQLIVIGAGPGGYEAAIRAAQLGIKTALVEENELGGTCLNRGCIPTKTLLHSSNLYYESNNFKELGLKIDGISYDLGRLYERKNEVVEKIQSGIGALLKANKIDVYYGRGVIEGPGKVKLFLKESEEVRLLEADNLLLATGSKPLVPNIPGIDLDYVMTSDDLLAGKKDFNKLIIVGGGVIGCEFATIFTQLGMEVEIVEAADRILPSLDKEISQSAAMNLKKKGAIIHTKSKLERIEKDEEHGRTLKLTVSAADKIKELTADAVLICIGRKANVDNLLSAGVTLECEKGWIKTDERFMTNISGIYAVGDVTGGIQLAHNASAQGITVAELIAGSEPTINRKSIPSCVYMNPEIASVGLTEEDAKKSEIDFVTGKYPMSGNCKTLLSMDERSYIKVIAEKESGKLLGAQIICARATDMIGEFSLAIANGLTAEEMHTAVRPHPTYEEGITEALADTLTGAIHLMPRK is encoded by the coding sequence ATGGAAGAAAAATACCAGCTTATCGTAATAGGAGCTGGACCAGGAGGCTATGAGGCTGCCATTCGGGCAGCTCAGCTAGGAATAAAAACTGCCTTGGTAGAAGAAAATGAACTTGGCGGTACCTGTTTAAATAGAGGCTGTATTCCTACGAAGACATTGCTTCATAGCTCAAATCTCTATTATGAATCCAACAACTTTAAAGAATTAGGTCTGAAAATTGATGGTATCTCCTATGACCTGGGAAGATTGTACGAAAGAAAGAATGAAGTAGTAGAGAAGATACAAAGCGGAATTGGCGCTCTTTTAAAAGCAAATAAAATAGACGTTTATTATGGGCGAGGAGTAATTGAAGGCCCTGGTAAAGTTAAACTCTTCTTAAAGGAATCAGAAGAAGTGAGGCTTCTTGAAGCAGATAACCTGCTCCTTGCTACGGGTTCCAAGCCATTAGTGCCTAATATCCCAGGCATAGACTTGGATTACGTTATGACCAGCGATGACCTTCTGGCTGGAAAGAAGGATTTCAATAAGCTAATCATTGTAGGCGGAGGTGTTATCGGCTGTGAATTTGCTACCATCTTTACTCAGTTAGGGATGGAAGTGGAGATTGTAGAAGCAGCGGATAGAATATTACCTTCCCTTGATAAAGAGATTTCTCAAAGTGCCGCTATGAATCTTAAGAAAAAAGGTGCTATCATCCACACAAAATCGAAACTTGAAAGAATCGAAAAGGATGAAGAGCATGGCAGAACGCTAAAGCTTACTGTTTCAGCTGCTGATAAGATAAAGGAACTTACTGCCGATGCTGTTCTTATATGTATCGGAAGAAAGGCTAATGTAGATAATCTTCTGTCAGCAGGTGTAACTTTGGAATGTGAAAAAGGCTGGATTAAGACCGATGAAAGGTTTATGACGAACATTTCTGGTATTTATGCTGTTGGAGACGTTACCGGTGGTATTCAATTAGCCCATAATGCTTCTGCCCAGGGTATTACCGTTGCAGAGCTTATTGCCGGAAGTGAACCGACTATTAATAGAAAGAGTATACCTTCTTGTGTATATATGAATCCTGAGATTGCATCTGTTGGCTTAACGGAAGAGGATGCCAAGAAATCAGAAATAGATTTTGTGACCGGTAAATACCCTATGTCAGGTAATTGTAAAACACTTCTTTCCATGGATGAAAGAAGTTATATAAAAGTGATAGCCGAAAAAGAAAGCGGCAAGCTGTTGGGAGCTCAGATAATATGTGCAAGAGCAACGGATATGATTGGAGAATTCTCATTAGCTATAGCAAATGGCTTGACAGCAGAAGAAATGCATACCGCTGTCAGACCACATCCTACTTATGAGGAAGGAATCACTGAGGCTTTGGCAGACACCCTTACGGGAGCAATTCATCTGATGCCTCGAAAATAA
- the galE gene encoding UDP-glucose 4-epimerase GalE, with amino-acid sequence MTILVLGGAGYIGSHTVYELIEKGEDVVIVDNLETGYKEAVHPKARFYQGDIRNREFVDSVFEKEKIDAVIHFAANSLVGESMTNPLKYYDNNLCGTKVLLESMIAHDVKKIVFSSTAATYGEPEKVPILEGDKTEPTNCYGETKLSMEKMFKWTDRAHGLRYVSLRYFNACGAHKSGSIGEAHNPETHLIPLVLQVPNKKREAINIFGDDYDTKDGTCVRDYIHVTDLAQAHILAVEYLLKGNESDIFNLGNGVGFTVKEIIEAAQEVTGQEIPAVISPRRAGDPAKLIASSEKAKKVLGWRPEFVDVKEIIATAWKWHQTHPDGYKTK; translated from the coding sequence ATGACAATATTAGTATTAGGCGGGGCAGGGTATATTGGTTCCCATACGGTTTATGAATTGATTGAAAAAGGTGAGGATGTTGTAATCGTTGACAATTTGGAAACCGGCTACAAGGAAGCTGTTCATCCGAAAGCAAGATTCTATCAGGGTGATATCCGTAACAGGGAATTCGTTGACAGTGTTTTTGAGAAAGAGAAAATCGATGCAGTAATTCATTTTGCTGCCAATTCCCTGGTGGGTGAGAGCATGACAAACCCCTTAAAATACTATGATAATAATCTCTGTGGAACTAAGGTTCTTCTAGAGTCGATGATAGCTCATGATGTAAAAAAAATTGTGTTTTCCTCTACCGCAGCAACCTACGGCGAACCAGAGAAGGTACCCATCCTGGAGGGGGATAAAACAGAGCCCACCAACTGCTATGGCGAAACAAAATTATCTATGGAAAAAATGTTTAAATGGACAGACAGAGCACATGGTCTGCGTTATGTTTCCCTTCGTTACTTTAATGCCTGCGGAGCTCATAAAAGCGGCAGCATCGGAGAAGCTCACAACCCCGAGACCCATCTGATTCCGCTGGTGCTTCAGGTCCCAAACAAGAAAAGAGAAGCAATCAATATCTTCGGTGATGATTATGATACAAAAGACGGTACCTGTGTAAGAGATTATATCCATGTAACGGATTTGGCACAGGCACATATCCTTGCGGTAGAATACCTTCTGAAAGGAAATGAAAGTGATATCTTCAATCTTGGCAACGGAGTAGGTTTTACTGTAAAAGAAATTATAGAAGCCGCGCAAGAAGTCACCGGTCAGGAAATTCCGGCTGTGATATCTCCACGAAGAGCCGGAGATCCCGCTAAATTAATAGCTTCCAGTGAAAAGGCCAAGAAAGTCCTTGGTTGGAGACCGGAATTTGTGGATGTGAAAGAAATTATAGCAACCGCCTGGAAATGGCATCAGACACATCCGGATGGTTATAAGACGAAATAA
- a CDS encoding galactokinase — MKQELLSSFEEVFGAKDAELFFAPGRVNLIGEHTDYNGGHVFPCALTIGTYGAARKNGEKVLRFYSLNFKELGVIEVPVENLVYDKKDDWANYAKGVIKTLQDKGYSIHEGLDLLYYGNIPNASGLSSSASVEVLTGFMVKELFGLDISLVDLALVSQYAENHFIGVNCGIMDQFSIAMGKKDHAIFLDTSDLSYEYAPIKLEDSKIVIACSNKKRGLGDSKYNERRQECEDALASLQKVVEIKSLGELTEEEFEKYKDSIGDFTRTKRAKHAVYENQRTMKAVEALSAGNITLFGELMNASHVSLRDDYEVTGIELDTLVEAAWAQEGVIGSRMTGAGFGGCTVSIVKNENVDAFIENVGTIYEKKIGYKADFYVVEVGDGPVRL, encoded by the coding sequence GTGAAACAAGAATTATTAAGTAGTTTTGAAGAAGTATTTGGTGCTAAAGATGCAGAGTTATTCTTCGCACCAGGAAGAGTGAATCTTATCGGAGAGCATACCGACTATAATGGAGGACACGTATTTCCCTGTGCTCTAACTATCGGTACTTACGGTGCGGCCAGAAAGAACGGAGAAAAAGTACTTCGTTTTTATTCTCTTAACTTTAAAGAGCTTGGCGTAATTGAAGTTCCTGTTGAAAATCTTGTATATGACAAAAAAGATGACTGGGCCAACTATGCAAAAGGGGTAATTAAAACTTTACAAGATAAGGGTTATTCCATTCATGAGGGCTTGGATCTGCTATATTATGGTAATATTCCCAATGCCTCCGGCTTGTCCTCCTCTGCTTCCGTTGAAGTTCTGACAGGTTTTATGGTAAAAGAATTATTTGGTCTTGATATCAGTCTGGTTGACCTTGCTCTGGTAAGTCAATATGCAGAAAACCATTTTATTGGAGTGAATTGTGGTATTATGGATCAGTTTTCCATCGCTATGGGTAAAAAAGATCATGCTATCTTCTTAGATACCAGCGATTTATCCTATGAATATGCACCTATTAAGCTTGAAGATTCCAAGATTGTAATTGCTTGCAGCAATAAAAAGAGAGGCCTTGGCGATTCAAAATATAATGAAAGAAGACAGGAATGTGAAGATGCTCTGGCATCTCTGCAAAAGGTTGTTGAGATTAAATCCTTAGGAGAGCTGACAGAAGAAGAATTCGAGAAATATAAGGATTCCATTGGAGATTTCACCCGAACAAAGCGGGCAAAGCATGCTGTATATGAAAATCAAAGAACAATGAAGGCGGTAGAAGCTCTGAGTGCCGGAAATATCACCTTGTTTGGAGAACTTATGAATGCTTCTCATGTATCTTTAAGAGATGACTATGAAGTTACCGGTATAGAGCTTGATACTTTAGTGGAAGCTGCCTGGGCTCAAGAAGGGGTTATCGGTTCCCGTATGACCGGAGCTGGTTTTGGCGGTTGTACCGTAAGCATCGTAAAGAACGAAAATGTAGATGCCTTTATTGAAAATGTAGGAACAATTTACGAGAAGAAAATCGGATATAAAGCAGACTTTTATGTTGTAGAAGTTGGCGATGGTCCTGTTAGATTATAA
- a CDS encoding UDP-glucose--hexose-1-phosphate uridylyltransferase — MIFEYIRALMEYAEKTGLIVKEDKNYTLNRLLEALSLEEYEEPQDSPSYEEIVKGGLESILNGILDYAADKGILTGNSIVYRDLFDTKLMGLLVPSPSTVIKTFNSLYKKNPKMATDYYYKLSQDSDYIRRYRIIKDQKWVTKTAYGDIDITINLSKPEKDPKAIAEAKLKKQSGYPKCLLCVENEGYAGRVDHPARQNHRIIPVRINNQEFGFQYSPYVYYNEHCIVLNSEHTPMKVDKEAFRKLFDFVKLFPHYFVGSNADLPIVGGSILTHDHFQGGNYEFAMAKAPIEKRFQIKGFESVEAGIVKWPMSVIRLRSKVAEELIELGDHILNSWRTYTDEEAFIYAYSDASGKLLNKKEVIEGTQAEKHNREPHNTITPIARNKDGIYEFDLVLRNNVTTKEHPLGVYHPHSELHHIKKENIGLIEVMGLAVLPARLKVEMEELRAAILNAKVIGAEEDIYKHKDWMEGFLPKYKEITPDNIDSILQEEIGLVFAKVLEHAGVYKRDTAGQEAFERFISVLGRI, encoded by the coding sequence ATGATATTCGAATACATCAGGGCTTTGATGGAATATGCGGAAAAAACAGGATTGATAGTAAAAGAAGATAAGAATTATACTCTTAACAGGCTTTTAGAAGCTCTAAGCCTGGAAGAATATGAAGAGCCTCAGGACAGCCCCTCCTATGAGGAAATTGTTAAGGGAGGGCTTGAATCTATCTTAAATGGAATACTGGATTATGCAGCAGATAAAGGCATCCTGACTGGTAATAGTATTGTATATAGAGATTTATTTGACACAAAACTGATGGGTCTCTTGGTTCCATCTCCATCAACTGTGATTAAAACATTTAATTCTCTTTATAAGAAAAATCCGAAAATGGCAACAGATTATTATTATAAACTCAGTCAGGATTCGGATTATATTAGAAGGTATCGTATTATTAAGGACCAAAAGTGGGTTACTAAGACAGCTTACGGAGATATTGATATCACCATAAACCTTTCTAAACCGGAGAAGGACCCTAAAGCCATCGCAGAAGCAAAGTTAAAAAAACAAAGCGGATATCCCAAATGTCTGTTATGTGTTGAAAATGAGGGTTATGCCGGCAGAGTGGATCACCCCGCCAGGCAAAATCATAGAATCATCCCAGTTAGGATTAATAATCAGGAATTCGGATTCCAATATTCTCCTTATGTTTATTACAATGAACACTGTATAGTGTTAAACAGCGAGCACACACCAATGAAAGTAGATAAAGAGGCTTTTAGAAAGCTTTTTGATTTTGTTAAGCTCTTTCCTCATTACTTCGTAGGTTCTAACGCTGACCTTCCTATTGTCGGCGGATCTATTCTGACGCATGACCATTTTCAAGGGGGTAATTATGAATTTGCTATGGCAAAGGCTCCTATCGAAAAGAGATTTCAGATAAAAGGTTTTGAGAGTGTGGAAGCTGGTATTGTAAAATGGCCAATGTCAGTTATTCGGCTTAGAAGTAAAGTGGCAGAGGAATTGATAGAACTTGGGGATCATATACTTAACTCTTGGAGAACTTATACTGATGAAGAGGCTTTTATCTATGCCTATTCCGATGCCTCCGGCAAACTTCTGAATAAAAAGGAAGTAATAGAAGGAACACAGGCAGAAAAACATAACCGGGAGCCTCATAATACCATAACACCCATAGCTAGAAATAAAGACGGAATCTATGAGTTTGATTTAGTACTAAGGAATAATGTAACTACCAAAGAACATCCTCTAGGTGTTTACCATCCTCACAGTGAGCTTCATCATATTAAAAAGGAAAACATTGGATTAATTGAAGTTATGGGCCTAGCTGTATTACCCGCTCGCTTAAAAGTTGAGATGGAAGAACTTCGAGCTGCTATTTTAAATGCAAAAGTGATTGGAGCAGAGGAAGATATTTATAAACACAAGGATTGGATGGAAGGATTTCTACCCAAATACAAGGAAATCACGCCAGATAATATTGATTCTATTCTCCAAGAAGAGATTGGTCTGGTATTTGCAAAAGTACTGGAACATGCAGGAGTTTATAAAAGAGATACCGCAGGTCAGGAAGCCTTTGAGAGGTTTATTTCAGTGTTAGGCAGAATATAA
- a CDS encoding ArsR/SmtB family transcription factor, whose amino-acid sequence MKSIRLDLDNQEGMVLIAKALSIDARIEIIRLLYKNSYNINEIAEQLKLPQSSAATHVKVLEEAGLIETELVPASRGSMKICKLSLESIEFLMKTEREEDSEVIHMPIGNYVDYYVEPTCGIVSEKGYIDEEDEPRCFYNPYRTTAKLLWFGKGYVEYRFSNHLLVSRQLKGMEVSMELCSEDHEYNMDYPSDITLWVNGIEAGTWTCPSDFGGRRGKLNPSWWPDKNTQYGILKTWIFKPEGTFIDEEQVNKLPIDAYHLEANGFISVRLGIKEDAKHIGGINLFGSSFGDYHQDIRMKLIF is encoded by the coding sequence GTGAAATCCATTCGATTGGATCTGGATAATCAAGAGGGGATGGTGCTGATAGCAAAAGCTCTTTCAATCGATGCTCGGATAGAAATAATCCGCCTTTTGTATAAGAATAGCTATAACATCAATGAGATTGCTGAGCAGCTAAAGCTTCCTCAGTCCTCTGCAGCAACTCATGTTAAGGTTTTGGAGGAGGCAGGGCTTATCGAGACAGAATTGGTGCCTGCCAGCAGAGGTTCCATGAAGATTTGCAAGCTTTCCCTGGAATCCATAGAGTTTCTGATGAAAACAGAAAGAGAAGAGGACTCAGAAGTAATTCATATGCCCATTGGCAATTATGTTGATTACTATGTAGAGCCAACTTGCGGAATTGTTAGTGAAAAGGGTTACATTGACGAGGAAGACGAACCACGTTGCTTTTATAACCCATACCGTACTACAGCCAAACTGTTGTGGTTTGGAAAGGGATATGTGGAATACCGTTTTTCTAACCATTTACTTGTCAGTAGACAGTTGAAGGGAATGGAAGTATCCATGGAACTTTGTTCAGAGGATCATGAATACAACATGGATTATCCCTCTGATATAACCTTATGGGTAAATGGAATAGAAGCCGGAACCTGGACCTGCCCCAGTGATTTTGGCGGCAGAAGAGGCAAGTTAAATCCTTCCTGGTGGCCGGATAAGAATACTCAGTATGGCATCTTAAAAACCTGGATTTTTAAGCCTGAAGGAACCTTTATAGATGAGGAACAGGTAAATAAGCTTCCGATAGACGCTTACCATCTGGAAGCAAATGGTTTTATTTCAGTAAGGCTTGGAATAAAAGAAGATGCAAAACATATTGGCGGGATTAATTTATTTGGAAGCAGCTTTGGTGACTACCATCAGGATATACGAATGAAACTGATATTTTAA
- the gcvPA gene encoding aminomethyl-transferring glycine dehydrogenase subunit GcvPA, with the protein MGTYVPNTKTEQEEILKSLGYTGMEDLFVTIPKEVLLGRALDIPDGISELQVKKKLSKIAGENKVFSSLFRGCGAYRHYIPSIVKQVASKEEFMTAYTPYQAEISQGTLQAIFEFQTMICELTGLDVANASVYDGCSAAAEAVIMCRERKRNRVLLSGAMNPQIIETVKTYLHGTGAEIFVVPAKEGVTDKQALQQMLDDKTACFLVQQPNFYGILEDYEELGKITKESGARYVMSCNPILLGMLKTPGEYGADIAVGEGQPLGLSLSYGGPYLGFMTATSELMRKLPGRIAGQTKDARGETAYVLTLQAREQHIRREKASSSICSNEALCALTASVYLSAMGKKGLKQAATLSMSKAHYLAAKLCSLPRFKMAFEGDFVHEFTTVYEGNTDKLLDELEKYGILGGLPLQGTDTGKIIWCTTEMNSKEEMDELIDRIKEVQLHEADI; encoded by the coding sequence ATGGGAACCTATGTGCCGAACACAAAAACAGAGCAAGAGGAAATATTAAAATCCTTAGGCTATACCGGTATGGAGGATCTCTTTGTTACTATACCAAAAGAAGTATTACTGGGCAGAGCTCTAGATATTCCAGACGGTATCAGCGAATTGCAGGTTAAGAAAAAATTATCTAAGATTGCAGGAGAGAATAAGGTGTTTTCTTCCCTGTTTCGAGGGTGTGGAGCTTACAGGCATTACATTCCCTCTATTGTGAAGCAGGTAGCATCGAAGGAAGAATTTATGACCGCTTATACTCCTTATCAGGCAGAGATAAGTCAGGGAACCCTTCAGGCAATCTTCGAATTTCAGACTATGATTTGTGAGCTTACAGGCCTTGATGTGGCGAATGCCTCCGTATATGATGGCTGCAGTGCCGCGGCAGAAGCGGTTATTATGTGCCGTGAGCGAAAAAGAAACAGGGTACTTCTTAGTGGTGCTATGAACCCGCAGATAATTGAAACGGTAAAGACTTATCTCCATGGTACCGGTGCGGAGATTTTCGTGGTGCCGGCTAAAGAGGGAGTTACCGACAAGCAGGCGTTACAGCAGATGTTAGACGATAAAACAGCTTGTTTTCTGGTACAGCAGCCTAACTTTTATGGAATATTAGAGGATTATGAGGAACTCGGAAAAATTACAAAGGAATCCGGTGCCAGATACGTAATGAGTTGTAATCCTATTCTTTTAGGAATGCTAAAGACACCTGGAGAGTATGGAGCGGATATAGCGGTTGGAGAAGGCCAGCCTTTAGGCTTATCCTTATCTTACGGCGGACCTTATCTTGGATTTATGACTGCTACCTCAGAATTGATGCGTAAATTACCCGGACGAATTGCAGGACAGACAAAAGATGCAAGAGGAGAAACAGCCTATGTTCTGACCCTCCAAGCAAGAGAGCAACATATCAGAAGAGAGAAAGCTTCAAGCAGTATTTGCTCCAACGAAGCACTCTGTGCACTGACAGCCAGTGTTTATTTAAGTGCCATGGGTAAAAAAGGCCTGAAACAGGCTGCGACTCTTAGTATGTCAAAAGCACATTATCTTGCAGCAAAATTATGCTCCTTGCCAAGGTTTAAAATGGCATTTGAAGGGGATTTTGTTCATGAGTTTACCACGGTATATGAGGGCAATACAGATAAGCTTTTAGACGAGTTAGAGAAATACGGTATATTAGGCGGTCTCCCCCTTCAAGGCACAGATACCGGTAAAATAATATGGTGTACTACGGAAATGAATTCCAAAGAAGAGATGGATGAGCTTATAGATAGAATTAAGGAGGTGCAGTTACATGAAGCTGATATTTGA
- the gcvH gene encoding glycine cleavage system protein GcvH — MSKLLFTKTHEWVEFLDETTAKVGLTDYAQKELGDLVFVNLPEEGDEINAGESIGDVESVKAVSEVYSPVSGTVKKINEELLDHPDYINSEPYESWFVIFEEITDKEELLEKEEYERFINGEE; from the coding sequence ATGAGCAAATTATTATTTACCAAAACACATGAATGGGTGGAATTTTTGGATGAAACAACTGCAAAAGTTGGTCTTACGGATTATGCACAAAAGGAATTGGGAGATTTGGTGTTTGTAAATCTTCCTGAAGAAGGTGATGAGATTAATGCAGGTGAGAGCATAGGAGATGTGGAATCAGTAAAAGCAGTATCGGAAGTTTATAGTCCTGTAAGCGGTACTGTGAAAAAAATCAATGAAGAACTCTTAGATCATCCGGATTATATTAACTCCGAACCCTATGAATCCTGGTTTGTAATTTTTGAAGAGATTACAGACAAAGAAGAGCTGTTAGAAAAAGAGGAGTATGAACGCTTTATAAACGGGGAGGAATAA
- a CDS encoding lipoate--protein ligase — protein sequence MIKELSYCIAESVNPYENLALEEYLLEHVREGECILYLWQNEKTVVIGKNQNPWKECRIEELSNDGGRLVRRLSGGGAVFHDLGNLNFTFLVRKEDYDVKKQMTVIVEAVKALGIPAEINGRNDITADGKKFSGNAYYTDGIHSYHHGTILIHIDKEKLSKYLTVSRDKLVSKGVDSVKARVVNLNEFREDLTINMVRDELVKAFSKSFNLPVNKYIMDTGEEEKLHELVEKFSSWKWIAGEKLSFDYRMERRFQWGGIEIQLQIEKGIISDLRVYSDAMEVAFFEKIEQQLKGCRFSSRDMAERLNQLKPAEDNMKDILVNVTDMVMEEQL from the coding sequence TTGATTAAGGAACTTAGCTATTGCATTGCAGAGAGTGTTAATCCCTATGAAAATCTGGCATTGGAAGAATATCTTCTGGAACATGTGAGGGAAGGAGAATGTATTTTATACCTTTGGCAGAATGAAAAGACTGTGGTTATCGGAAAAAACCAAAATCCCTGGAAAGAATGCCGTATAGAGGAATTAAGTAACGATGGCGGAAGGCTTGTTAGAAGACTCTCCGGCGGCGGAGCTGTATTTCATGATCTTGGTAATCTAAACTTTACCTTTCTTGTACGCAAGGAAGATTATGACGTTAAAAAGCAGATGACAGTAATTGTGGAAGCAGTAAAAGCACTTGGAATCCCAGCAGAGATTAATGGCAGAAATGATATTACGGCAGATGGAAAGAAATTCTCTGGTAATGCCTATTATACGGATGGTATTCATTCTTACCATCATGGAACGATTCTTATTCACATTGACAAAGAAAAACTTTCGAAGTACTTAACTGTATCCAGGGATAAACTAGTTTCTAAGGGTGTGGATTCTGTAAAGGCCAGAGTTGTAAACTTAAATGAGTTCAGAGAAGACCTTACCATTAACATGGTACGGGATGAACTTGTAAAAGCTTTTTCTAAGAGTTTTAATCTGCCTGTAAATAAATATATAATGGATACCGGGGAGGAAGAAAAACTACATGAGCTTGTTGAAAAATTCTCCTCTTGGAAATGGATTGCAGGGGAGAAACTCTCCTTTGATTACCGTATGGAAAGACGTTTTCAATGGGGTGGTATTGAAATCCAACTACAGATTGAAAAAGGAATCATATCTGATTTAAGAGTTTATTCCGATGCGATGGAAGTTGCTTTCTTTGAAAAAATAGAACAACAGTTAAAGGGCTGCCGTTTCAGCAGCAGGGATATGGCAGAACGGCTTAACCAATTAAAACCAGCGGAAGATAATATGAAAGATATCCTTGTTAATGTCACAGATATGGTGATGGAGGAACAATTATAA